TGAAGATGGAACTTAAGAGTTGTGATTTATCGGTCATAATGCAAAAATGAAGGTTAGTTAAAAATAGTGATTTTTTTCTTATTTATTTCATGCTGTTTTCCGATGATTAGGTTTTTCTGAAAAAGACATTTTTAAGCAAGTTTTGTATTTTTTGATTTTTTTTTTTTTTCGAAAAAACAGCACTGAAAAATGGTCGTGAATTAGCAGAAATTCAACTAAATCCTTATAAAATTTGCAAAATCAATATTAAAAGTCAAAATGACAATAACTGACCAAAATCCTTTATTTGCTGAATATTTCGTTTTATTTTGTTGATAAAAAAGAGATTTATTGAAAAAAAATTTTACTAAAACGTTTTTGTAAGTTTTGCTTACATATATTTGTGATGTACTAAAATATTCAACAATAAATTTTTTACTAGATGAAAAAGATTACAATTAGAGATATTGCTAAACAGGCAGAAGTTTCTATTTCTACTGTGTCTTTTGTTATCAATGGAAAAGGCGAAAAAATGGCTATTAGTCCGTCCGTGATTAAAAAAGTTCAGGATGTAGCACAAAAACTGCAGTATAAACCAAGCATGATTGCTAGCAGTTTACGAACTGGGAAAACAAGATCAATCGGACTTATTGTAGAAGATATATCCAATCAGTTTTTTGCTGATTTGGCAAGAGTGATCGAAGACGAAGCAAAAAATATTAATTATAGAGTTTTTTATTGCAGCACAGGAGACGATAACAATCGTTCGGAAGAATTGGTGCAGAGTCTTTTACAGGCAAATGTTGAAGGCTTCATTATTACACCGACTCGAAATCTGGAAAAAACAATCGGCCAACTTTTAAAATTGCAGAAACCAGTTGTGCTAATCGACAGATATTTTGCCAATCAAAAAGTAAGTCATGTGGTAATGGACAATTACGAAGGATCTTACTCAGCCACTAAATTTTTGATTGATAAAGGAAGAAAGAATATTGCTGTTGTAAATAACGAGTCTGGAATGATTCAGATGAAATTGCGAGAAAAAGGATATGTAGAGGCGTTAAAAGAAGAAGGAATTTATAACGAAAATTATACGCTTCATTTAGATTATCATGCAACCGAACAAAGCAGAGTAGAAGCCATTATAAATTTCTTTGAAAAAAATAAGGATATAGATGCCGTTCTTTTTTTAGCAAATTACCTCGGACTTGCGGGATTACAAGCTTTTAGGTATTTAAAATATAAAATTCCAGAGGATATTTCGGTTATCAGTTTTGATGATCATGACAGTTTCAAACTGCATACGCCCACCATATCTGTAATTGCTCAGCCAATAGAAGATATAGCGGTCAAGTCCATACAATTGCTAATGAGTCAAATGACAAACTTTGAAGACTATAAAATTGAAAAAATTCTCAAAAAAGGCTCTTTAATAATAAGAGAATCAGTTTAAAAATTTTTTAACCATTTCACTAAAACGATTTAGTAAAAACCAAAAACAGCAAGACTTGCAAAGGTTTCTTGTTGTCATAATTGAAAGTAGAGTACCAATTTTATTAATTATTTAAAACAAACACGTAACAACAAAACACAAACGAAATCAAAACCAATAACCAAACAAAAAAGCTTATGAGACGAATATTAGCAGTGTTAGGAGTGATATTGCTTAGCAGTTTAAGTGCTGCCGCGCAAAATCGATTAATAACCGGCATAGTTACAGATGCAGAAAACAAGGGAGTTGTTGCTGCATCAATCGAAGTTCAAGGAAAACCATTTAGTGCTGTTACAGATGCTGAAGGGCGATTTAAAATGAATGTTCCAGAAGGTAAAGTAATCCTTAATGTTTCTTCTATAGGGTTTCAGTCAAAACAAGTTGTATTACAGGAGAAAGAAACAAGAGTTGCTGTTACACTTGCTGAAAATACTCAGGAATTAAAGGATGTTGTGGTAACTTCATTTGGAGTTAAAAAACAAAAGAAAAGTTTAGGTTACGCTGTTGGAGAACTAAAAGGCGATGATCTGACAAAAAATAAAGAAATCAATTTAGGAAATGCTTTGCAAGGTAAAATTGCCGGTGTAAACGTTTCGGCTCCAGTTACAGGGCCATCAGGTTCAAGCCGAGTTGTTATTCGTGGTGCGACTTCTGCATCAGGACTGAACCAGCCGTTGTATGTGGTAGACGGAATTCCGATTGACAATACACAGCAAGGAAATGCAGGAATGTGGGGTGGAGCTGATAAAGGAGATGGTATGTCTTCTTTTAATCCTGACGATATTGCTTCGCTATCTGTGCTTAAAGGTAGTGCCGCTTCTGCTCTTTACGGGTACAGAGGATCAAATGGTGTTATCTTAATTACAACTAAAAAAGGTAAAAACGGAACAGGAATAGGAGTAGATTTTAGCACCAATTCTTCTTTTAACACACCTGCAAGTCTTTTAAAATGGCAAGATCAATATGGTGCTGGTGCTCCAAATGCGAGTGGTGTGCCGACTAGATTTACCAATTTACAAGAACTTAGAGATTCGTACTATTTTGCGTGGGGAGATAAATATGACGGAACCCCTTCTTTATCTCTTGATGGAAAAACAAGACCGTACCAAGCTTATGGAAAAGATAATGTGGAGAATTTCTACAGAACGGGATATTCTTTCAGTAATACTTTAGCGATCTCTGGTGGAAATGAATCAACAAACTTTAGGTTATCTTTTGGAAATACAAAAGATGAATCTATTTTGCCAGAAACTACTTTTGGTAGAAACAACGTGGCTTTGAGTTTAAATTCGGCTCCAAATAAAAGAATCAGTATAGAAAGTAATGCGCAGTATATTTCTGAGAAAAGCCATAACCGTCCATACTTAAATGATTCACCAAGAAACCCATCTTTCCCAACAACATTCATGACTCCGGGAACAGATATTAGATGGTTAAGCAATCCTTATGATGCGAACGGTGGAGAAGAAGACTTTTTAGGAGCAAACGTATACCATACAAATCCTTATTTTGCTACCAAATCTCCTTTAAACGACGATCTTAGAAAACGTTTTATAGGTTCTGCAAAAGTAAATTATAACATTACAGATAAAATTTATGCTAAAGCTGTTATTGGTATTGATGATATTAATTATGAATATACTGAAATTGAACCTACTGGAATAAATTATAGCCCAGGTGGATCGATCGAAAACAGAATTGAAACGCGTTCTGAAGTAAATGCTTCTGGTTTTTTAGGCTACAAAGGAGATATTGCTAAAGACCTTTCATTGGATGCTTTTATTGGGGCAAACCGCCAGCATAATAGATACAGCGGTATTAAAATGAAAGGAAATAACTTCATTGTTCCGTTTAAATATTTCTACGGAAATACACAGCCAGATAAAACTGAAAAATTATTTTCTGAAAGTGAAGTAAACTCTCTTTTCTATTCAGCAGATTTGGGATACAAAGACTATTTGTTTCTTAGTTTAACAGGCCGCGAAGATTGGTTCTCCACTTTAGATCCGTCAAATAACAGCACTTTTTATCCTTCGGTAAGTTCAAGTTTTATTTACTCAGAAGTTATCGGTCTTCCTGAATGGATTTCTTATGGTAAAATTAGAGCGGGTTGGGGTAACGTTGGAGGAGCATTGCCAGAAGCTTATGCTTTAGCATTGACTTATACAACTCCAGACGGACAGACAGATTCTTTAGGACAGCCAATTTTGGGGGTAAATGGAGAAACAATTCCAAACAGAACTTTAAAACCATACAATGTAAGTACAATTGAGTTTGGTTTTGAGAACACGTTTTTCAACAACAGGGTAAGTACAGATTTGACTTTCTACAGCAAAAAAACAACGAATGATATTACAGATGCCGATGTTTCTCAAGCTTCAGGATATAGAACTACAAAAATCAATGTTGGAGAAATCTTAAACAAAGGGGTGGAGTTTGCTATTAATGTAAAAGCAGTTAAGACCGAAAATTTCTCTTGGAACGTAGGTTATAATTTTGCTTACAACGATAGCGAAGTTTTAAATCTTTCTGATAAAATTACAACAAAAACATTAGAAGGAAACAGAGACGGAAGAGCTAATGTAGTTTTAGAAAAGGGACAGCCTTTTGGAGTTATTAAAGCGTACGATTATTTAAGAGATACAAATGGCAACATTGTATTAGATACAAATGGAAAATTCTTAAGAGGAAATTTAATCATTGCGGGACAAGGTGTTGCGCCAACATCTATGGGACTTTCAAATGATTTTTCATATAAAAATTTCACTCTTTCTGTTTTTGTTGATGCTAAATTTGGAGGAGAAATCTATTCAGCTACAAATCAGTTAGGAACACGTTATGGATTATCTGAAATTACACTTCCTGGTCGTGAAACTGGAGTTGCAGTAAGCGGAACAGATGTTAACGGAAATCCTGTAAACACTACAGTTTCGGCATACGATTACTGGAGAAGCTATAGTGATGTAACATCAAATTTTGTTTACGATGCTGATTTTGTTAAGCTTAGAGCAATTTCATTTGCTTATAATTTCCCAAAAGAATATTTAAAAAGAACACCATTCCAGTCTGTTAGTTTAGCATTTTCTGCTCATAATTTATGGACTATTTATGACAAAGTTCCAAACATCGATCCTGAGTCAAATTACTCAAACAGTAATGCGCAAGGTATGGAAAGAGCTTCTATGCCTTTGACAAGAAACTATGGTTTTGCACTTAATGTCAAATTCTAATTCTAAAAAAGATGAAAAATAGATATATCAAAATATTTTGTATCGCAATAGTTGGTGTTTTGACATTAGCTTCATGCGATAAAGGATTCGAAGAAATGAATAAGAATCCAAACGCTTTAACAGATCCGGCTGTAAAATCAATGTTTACACTTGCAGAGATTTATGTAGACGGACAAGATTTCTCTAACACAAGAGGAAACAATTTATACGCAGCACAAATTGTACAGCAATTTTCTTCACTTGGAGGGCCAGGTTCAAAATACACGTATTCTTCGGAGTATTCGGCTGCCCTTTTTGGTGAAACTTACGGAAAAGGATTAAATCAGATTTTCCAATTGTTATCTGTAGTGGAGAACACGCCAGAGAATTCAAATATGATTCAGGCCTGCAGAATTATGAAAGTATTTTTGTTTCAAAAACTAACAGATACTTACGGTGAAGTTCCTTATTTTGAAGCAGGAAAAGGATACAATGGAAACGTTTTTTCTCCGAAATATGATACACAAGAAGCTATTTACAACGATCTTTTAAAAGAATTAGACGAGGCTGGAACGGCATTAGATGCTGGAAAACCTTTTGTTGGAAATGCCGATTTGTATTACCAAAGTGATGTTGCAAGATGGAAGAAATTGGCAAACTCTTTAATGTTAAGAGTAGCAATGCGTTTGTCTAAAGTAAATCCCGCAAAAGCAAAAGAATTTGTAGAAAAAGCGTATGCTAAAGGTGTTTTTACATCAAATGATGACAGTTTGGTTTTAAAACATGATGCAGGTCCTGCGGGAGTTAAAACAAACCCTATTACTTCTTCATGGGTTAGAAATGATTTGAATGGAGGAGAATCGAACATTAAATTCAGTAAAACTTTCATCGATTTATTGAAAAATACAAACGATCCTCGTTTAAGAATTTATGCAAAACTAGAAGCTACAGGAGATAATAATCCTGCAAGTCAGCAAGGTTTGGCAAATGATGCTAAAGAATTTCCGGGAGGAGATAAAAAGCTTTTCTCAGATCCAAATACTTCTACAGTATTGCGTTTAGATGCTCCAACATTAATTATGTCTTATGCTGAGGTTCAGTTTTTATTGGCAGAAGCAGCAGTAAAAGGCTGGAACGTTGGCGGATCGGCTCAAACGTATTATGAAAACGGAGTAAGAGCGGCTATGAATATCTTAATCATTTTTGGAGATAAGGTACCGGCAGTTTCACCAGCAGAATACAATACTTACATTACAACATATCCTTTTAAAGCTTCAGGAACAGAAGCAGAAAAAATCGAGCAGATTATTACTCAAAAATGGATTGTATTATTATTCAACGGTTTTGAAGCATTCTCAGAATACAGAAGAACGGGTTATCCAGTTTTAGTTCCTGTGAATGATCCAACGGGAGATACAAAAGGAACAATCCCGAGAAGATTAATTTATGATCAGTCAGAACTTATCACAAACGAGGCTAATTATAAAGAAGCAATTCAACGTCAAGGTTTAGATTTAATGACCACAAGAATCTGGTGGGATAAATAATTTTTAAAGTGGTTGGTTAGTTAAGATAAGTCGGGTAATGAGCATACCCGGCTTATTTTTAAAATCATATAATGGATTGATTTAAAAAATAAGCAATTTGAAAAGTTACTTTAAAGATTCAAATACCTTTTTTTCGCAGCAAACGGAGAGTGATTCTGCTGAAAAAGATGGATTTACTTTCTGCATTTTAAATATTTCAAAAAGCCGATATTTAAAAATTTGTTCCATTTTTTGAATTTAAAACGACTCATATCAAAACCAAAATAAAGCAAAAGGCAGTGGTAAAGAAGATATTTCTAGTTGTATTTTAGAGTTACTAACAAAAAATAAATTCTAAAGAGAAGGAATAAACTTGGTCATTTCTTTCCTTCTCTAAACTGCCAAATTAGTTACCTTTTTACTAATTTTAGAAGGTATTAATATAGAATTCCATAAAATGAATTATCAAAAAAAACTTCATTGTGTCATGTGCCTATTTTGGATAGGTTTTACATCAATTGCCTTTGCACAGCAGATTGATTTAAAAAACAATTGGAAATACCGTGAAGAGAAAACGCAAAAATGGTATTCGGCGACTGTTCCGGGAGAAATTCATACAGATTTGCTAAACAGTAAATTGATACCAGATCCGTTTTACCGAGATAATGAAGAAAAACTGCAATGGATAGAACGCAAAAACTGGGAATATAAAACCACTTTTCAGGTTACAGCAAATATGCTGAAAAAGAAAAACACAGATTTAGTTTTTGACGGATTAGATACTTATGCATCTGTTTATGTAAACAATCAGCTGGTTTTAAAAGCGGATAATATGTTTCGTCAATGGCGTGTTGAGGTCAAAAAAGTTTTGAAATCAGGAAATAATGATTTGAGAATCGTATTTCAATCGGCACAAAATGTGGTTGATTCGTTGGCTAAAAAAGATTATCCATTTGTAATTCCAGACAATCCACGTGCTTATGTACGTAAAGCACAATACCATTTTGGCTGGGATTGGGGACCAAAATTTACAACTTGCGGAATCTGGAAAATGCCAAGATTGGAATCTTATGATGAAAAAAATCCTGAGAAACCTTATGTTTTAAATCGAAAGATTGAATTAATACAAGAGCCAGATAGTTTGGGGAGATCTTTCTATTTTAAAATTGATGGAAAGCCAGTTTATATGAAAGGAGCCAATTATATTCCATCTGATGCTTTTCTTTCTAGAGTAAATAAAAAAGAATATGAAAAAATAGTTTTATCTGCCAAAGAAGCCAATATGAACATGCTTCGCGTTTGGGGCGGAGGCATTTATGAAGACGATTATTTCTACGATTTATGTGATAAATACGGAATAAATGTCTGGCAGGATTTTATGTTCGCTGGTACAATGGTTCCTGGAGATGATGCTTTTTTTGATAATGTAAAAAAAGAAGTTCAGTATCAGGTAAAGCGATTGCGCCATCATCCAAGCATCGTTTTATGGTGTGGAAACAACGAATCTGATGAAGCCTTTAAAAATTGGGGCTGGATGAAAAGTTTTAAAATTTCAAAACAAGATTCCATCCGTTTATGGAAAGACTATACACGTTTATTTCATGACAGTATTCCGAAATGGGTAAAAGAAGTCGATGGTAAACGTCCGTATTTAAGTTCGTCGCCTTTACATCATTGGTCAAAAGCAAAAAGTGTAACCGAAGGAGACAGCCACTATTGGGGAATTTGGTGGGGATTAGAGGATATTGAAGCCGTTCAGAAAAAAACAGGACGTTTTGTGAGCGAATACGGAATGCTGTCTTTACCGAATTATGCTTCAATTGAAAGTTTTACTTCTCCAGAAGACCGTCATTTATATTCAGATATACTAAAAGTACATTTAAAAGCGGGCAAAGGTTTTGAAAAATTAGATTCCTATCTCGGTAAATATTTTATCGATGCTTCTAAAATAAAAAAGATGAACTTGGAAGATTATGCCTATTTGAGTCAGTGTCTGCATTATTATTCAATCAAAAATATTGTTGGAATTCATCGTTCGAAAGCGCCTTACAATATGGGAACTTTAGTTTGGCAGTTAAATGATTGTTGGCCTGTAGCAAGCTGGAGTATTACTGATTATAATAACCGACAGCCAAAAGCAGCCTGGTATGCTATTAAGGAAGCGTACAGAGATGACATAAAACCAGAAACTGATTTTACACATCCGAAAGATCTGCAACTGGAAGATCCAAAAATCAGCTGGGAAATAAAAGGAAATAACATAATCATAAAAGCTCAGAAAATGGCAAAATACGTTTGCATCTCGATGAAAGGGTATAACGGAAAATGGAGCGATAATTATTTTGATTTAAAAGCAAGAGAAGAAAAAATAATTTCGTTTGAAGGGAAAATAGCAAAACCGGAGATTAAAATTTATTCTTTGTTTGAGGTTTTGGAAAGATATAAATAGAGGTTCAAAGGCTCAGAGATATAAAAGGACGTTTCGTAGAGACGCACTGCATTGCGTCTAATACAAAGAATTAAAAGATAAAATATGAAAATACTATTAAGCGGTTTCTTGGCATTAAATTTATTTTTTGCTAATCCGGCAATTTCACAGCAAAAAAAAGGAAAACAAACCGATATAAATTATACACAATATGTAGATCCGCTTATTGGTTCGGCGGGTCATGGTCACGTATTTGTAGGTGCAAATGTTCCTTTTGGAGCGGTGCAGTTAGGTCCAGTAAATATTTTTGAAGGATGGGATTGGTGCAGCGGTTATAACTACGCCAGCAATACCATTTTGGGTTTCACACACACGCATTTAAGCGGAACTGGAATTGGAGATTTAAATGATATTTTGGTGCTTCCTATCAGCGGAAAAGTTGGTTTGACAAAAGGGACAAAAGAAGATATGGTAAACGGTTACGGCTCTTATTTCTCTCATAAAAACGAAGTGACTAAACCAGGATATTACAGCGTTTTATTGGATAAATATAAAGTCAAGGCCGAATTAACAGCCAGCGAAAGAGTTGGTTTTCATAAATATACTTTCGAAAACACACACGATTCACATATTTTAATTGATCTTGCTGACGGAATTGGCTGGGACAGACCCGAAAAAACTTTCATTAAAAAAATAAGCGAAACCAAAATTGAAGGATATCGCTATTCTACAGGCTGGGCTTCAGATCAGCGTATTTATTTTGCAATGGAATTTTCTGAGCCAATCACCAATATGATGGTTTATGACAGTACAGCTGTGATGAAAGGAACAGATGGAGAAGGCTTAAAAATAAAAGCGGTTTTAGATTTTAAAACTTTAAAAAACAAACAGATTCTGGTAAAAGTCGGAATTTCTCCAGTAAGTGCCGAAAATGCATCTGCCAATATAAAAGCGGAAATTCCTGATTGGGATTTTGAAGCTGTCGTAAAATTGGCAGATTCAAAATGGAACAAGGAACTTAATAAAGTTCAGATTAAAGCTGATGAAAAAACAATGAAGGTTTTTTACACTTCATTATACCATACCATGTTTGCCCCTTCTATTTTTAACGATGCCAACGGAGATTATAGAGGAACAGACAAAAAAGTGTATGAAAAAGCCAATTTTACCAACTACACGACTTTTTCGCTTTGGGATACTTACCGTGGACTGCATCCATTATACACCATTACACAACCTGAAAAGATCAATGATATTGTAAAGTCGTTTTTAGCGATTTATCAGCAGCAGGGCAGATTGCCAGTCTGGCATTTAATGGGCAACGAAACCAATACAATGAATGGAAATCATTCTATTGCCGTTATCGTCGATGCTTATTTAAAAGGATATCGAGATTATGATGTCAATTTAGCGTACGACGCCATTAAAAAAACGGCAATGCAAACGCGTGACGGAATGGATTATGTTCAGAGATTAGAATATATTCCAGCGGATAAAATGCTGGAATCTGTTGGAAATGCTTTAGAATATGCTATCGATGATTATTGTATTGCTTTGATGGCAAAAGCTTTAAACAAAGCAGACGATTATAATTATTTTACCAAAAGAGCCAATTTATACAAACTGTATTTTGATAAAGAAACCACTTTTATGCGCGGTAAATTGACCAATGGAAATTGGAGGACACCGTTTAATCCGCTTTCTTCAGCACATCGAAAAGACGATTACGTTGAAGGAAATGCGTGGCAGTACACTTGGTTGGTTCCGCAAGATCCGTACGGTTTAATTGATTTATTTGGCAGTGAAGATAAATTTATTGCAAAACTAGATTCACTTTTTTTAATAACTGATAAAGTAGAAGGAGAAGATGTTTCGCCAGATATCAGCGGTTTAATAGGTCAATATGCTCATGGAAACGAACCAAATCATCATATTCCCTATTTGTACGCTTATGCCGGACAGCCTTGGAAAACAGCGAAATTAATTCGAGAAATCGATGATAAATTCTACTCAACAAAACCAGACGGATTATGCGGGAACGAAGATTTAGGGCAAATGTCGGCTTGGTATATTTTATCTTCTATGGGATTCTATTCGGTTAATCCTGCAAACGGAATTTATGTTCTAGGAAGTCCGTTAGTAAACAGTGCTGAAATTCATCATAAAAAAGGCATTTCATTTACGATAAATGCGGTTAATAACAGCGCATCAAATATTTATATTCAAAAAGCAGAATATAACGGAAAACCATATACAAAATCATATATCACACAAGAGATGATCGTAAAAGGAGGAGAATTGAAATTATACATGGGAAGTAAACCGTCATCAACTTTTGGGATTAAAAAAGAAGATAGGCCTCAATAATTTAAGATTTCTGATTTAAGATTTTTCGGCAACCCTCCTGCGAGATTTTTAAAACCTTGTAGGTATTTAGACAAAGATTAAAAGCTTAAAGCTTATGGCTTAAAGCATAAAGCAAAAAAAAAATGAAAATAAAGAGTTTAATTTTTTTAGGAATATTACAATCCTGTCTTTTTTTAAACGCGCAGGTAAAAGCTTTAGATCCTGTAGAATATGTAAACCCGTTAATGGGAACACAATCATTACATAATCTTTCCAACGGAAATACGTATCCCGCCATCTGCAGACCGTGGGGAATGAATTTCTGGACCCCTCAAACGGGCAAAATGGGCGATGGATGGGCTTATACGTATACGGCAGAAAAAATTAGAGGATTTAAACAAACGCATCAGCCTTCACCTTGGATGAACGATTACGGTCAGTTTTCTATTATGCCAGTAACTGGTAAATTGGCTTTCGCCGAAGATGAAAGAGCAAGCTGGTTTAGCCATAAAGCGGAGGTTTCAAAACCGTATTATTACAGCGTTTATTTGGCCGATCATGACGTTACGACCGAAATTACAACAACTGAAAGAGCAGCGCATTTTCAGATTACATTTCCCGAAAATGAAAAATCTTCTATTGTAATTGATGCTTTTGATAAGGGTTCTTATATCAAAATAATTCCATCAGAGAATAAAATAATAGGTTATACAACACGAAACAGCGGTGGAGTTCCACAAAATTTCAAGAACTATTTTGTATTAGAATTTGATAAAAAGTTTGAAAGCAATTCGACTTGGTTGGATAAAGATTTAACCACTGATAAATTAGAAGCTCAAGGAAATCATGTAGGAGCAGTTATCGGTTTTCAAACTAAAAAAGGAGAAAAAGTAAATGTTAGGGTGGCATCCTCTTTTATAAGTCAAGAGCAAGCTGAATTGAACTTGAAGAACGAATTAGGCACATCGACTTTTGAAGAAACAGTTTCACAATCTAAAGCAGAATGGAATAAAGTTCTAGGGAAAATTGCGGTAGAAGACACCAATACAGATCAGTTAAAAACTTTTTATTCTTGTTTATACCGTACAGTTTGTTTTCCTCAAAAGCAATATGAAATTGATAAAGACGGAAAAATTGTGCACTACAGTCCATACAACGGAAAATTGCTGCAAGGCTATATGTATGCGGGAACGGGATTTTGGGACACTTTCCGTGCTTTATATCCTCTGTTAAATCTCGTTTATCCTTCTATAAACAAAGAAATGCAGGAAGGATTAATAAACGATTATAAAGAAGGTGGATTTCTGCCAGAATGGTCAAGTCCAGGTTTTAGAAATGTAATGGT
The Flavobacterium humidisoli DNA segment above includes these coding regions:
- a CDS encoding GH92 family glycosyl hydrolase gives rise to the protein MKIKSLIFLGILQSCLFLNAQVKALDPVEYVNPLMGTQSLHNLSNGNTYPAICRPWGMNFWTPQTGKMGDGWAYTYTAEKIRGFKQTHQPSPWMNDYGQFSIMPVTGKLAFAEDERASWFSHKAEVSKPYYYSVYLADHDVTTEITTTERAAHFQITFPENEKSSIVIDAFDKGSYIKIIPSENKIIGYTTRNSGGVPQNFKNYFVLEFDKKFESNSTWLDKDLTTDKLEAQGNHVGAVIGFQTKKGEKVNVRVASSFISQEQAELNLKNELGTSTFEETVSQSKAEWNKVLGKIAVEDTNTDQLKTFYSCLYRTVCFPQKQYEIDKDGKIVHYSPYNGKLLQGYMYAGTGFWDTFRALYPLLNLVYPSINKEMQEGLINDYKEGGFLPEWSSPGFRNVMVGNNSASVVSDAYMKGLRGYDINTLYEALLHGANNEGPMDAVGRKGVQYYNTLGYVPYDVKINENAARTLEYAYDDFTIWKLAKALNRPKKEISLFEKRMLNYKKLYNSEIGLMSGRNKDGSFPPNFNPFKWGDAFTEGNSWHYSWSVFHDIQGLIDLMGGEKNFTAKLDAVFTMPPVFDDSYYGAVIHEIREMQIMNMGQYAHGNQPIQHMIYLYNYAGEPWKTQYWSREVMNRLYKPTPDGYCGDEDNGQTSAWYIFSAMGFYPVCPGTEEYVLGAPLFKKTTLQLENGKQLIINAPNNSEANKYVNELKWDNALHSKNYINHFDVLKGGELNFDMTNSPNFKRGATKEAFPYSYSTSK